A single region of the Triticum dicoccoides isolate Atlit2015 ecotype Zavitan chromosome 2B, WEW_v2.0, whole genome shotgun sequence genome encodes:
- the LOC119360690 gene encoding chaperone protein ClpB1-like, with the protein MTGEGDPVIGRDDEIDRVVDILCRRTKNCAALVGAAGVGKTAVAEGLAQRIASGAVPDALVGARVVEVDLAAMVAGTRYRGMFEERMKNVIKRAEASNGKIILFVDEMHMLYSAGSSRTNCTSASNMLKPALARGRIRCVGATTFDEYRQYVEKDPALERRFQKVHVGEPSIEATIAILRGLKQRFQDHHGHEIQDAALVAAAHLGARYITGRQFPDKAIDLIDEACTFIARKMKQIDNQLLVDDNTTPNSLNDANKKVVVNPKSSSTNRVKKAIVDPNDVAQVVSRWTGIPVATLCEEEKDKLIHIGDRLHERVIGQDEAVNLVAQAVLRSRAGLDQPSQPTGSFLFLGPSGVGKTELAKALAEQLFDSEKMLVRVDMSEYATAGSVTRLIGAPPSYIGYEDSGQLTEKVRRHPYSLILFDEVEKAHPSVFNIFLQILDDGMLTDGKGRTVDFKNTIIIMTSNLGSEYLTTKMTGEKPLEVARNLVMEKVQKFFKPELLNRISEIVIFESLSYEQMKEVAKIQIKNVVARVANKGISLSTTDALLDVIMSESHNPMYGARPIRRWVERNVITMLSEMLVKGEAGEGSTIFIDATDDKKGLKYEVVKMPVLDFSSV; encoded by the exons ATGACCGGCGAGGGCGACCCGGTCATCGGCCGCGACGACGAGATCGACCGCGTCGTCGACATCCTCTGCCGCAGGACCAAGAACTGCGCGGCGCTCGTCGGCGCCGCCGGGGTCGGCAAGACCGCCGTCGCCGAGGGCCTCGCGCAGCGCATCGCGTCCGGGGCCGTCCCCGACGCGCTCGTCGGGGCACGCGTGGTGGAGGTCGAcctcgcggccatggtggccggcacgCGGTACCGTGGCATGTTCGAGGAGCGCATGAAGAACGTGATCAAGCGGGCAGAGGCGTCCAACGGCAAGATCATACTGTTCGTGGACGAGATGCACATGCTCTACTCCGCCGGCAGCAGCCGGACCAACTGCACCAGCGCCTCCAACATGCTCAAGCCGGCGCTGGCCCGCGGCCGCATCCGCTGCGTGGGGGCCACCACCTTTGACGAGTACCGCCAGTACGTGGAGAAGGACCCTGCGCTCGAGCGACGGTTTCAGAAAGTGCACGTCGGGGAGCCGAGCATTGAGGCCACCATTGCCATCTTGCGGGGGCTAAAGCAACGATTCCAAGACCACCATGGACACGAAATTCAGGATGCCGCTCTCGTCGCTGCTGCGCACCTCGGCGCCCGCTACATCACCG GTCGTCAATTTCCAGATAAGGCAATTGATCTGATCGATGAGGCATGTACTTTCATAGCCAGAAAGATGAAGCAGATTGACAACCAACTACTAGTAGATGACAACACTACTCCCAATAGCTTAAACGATGCAAATAAAAAGGTGGTTGTCAACCCGAAAAGTAGCTCCACAAATAGAGTGAAGAAAGCAATTGTTGATCCAAATGATGTCGCGcag GTTGTGAGTCGATGGACTGGAATTCCTGTTGCTACGCTTTGTGAAGAGGAGAAGGACAAATTAATCCACATTGGAGATAGATTGCATGAGCGTgttattggtcaagatgaagcggtCAATTTGGTTGCGCAAGCTGTGTTACGCTCTAGGGCCGGCCTTGATCAACCTAGCCAACCGACAGGTTCTTTCCTCTTTTTAGGCCCGTCTGGTGTTGGAAAGACGGAGCTTGCAAAAGCTCTTGCCGAGCAACTATTTGACAGTGAAAAGATGCTTGTTCGGGTTGACATGTCTGAATATGCTACTGCTGGGTCTGTAACACGTCTCATTGGAGCACCTCCAAG CTATATTGGATATGAAGATAGCGGACAATTGACTGAAAAAGTGAGAAGGCATCCATATAGCCTTATCCTTTTTGATGAGGTCGAGAAGGCACATCCCTCGGTGTTTAATATTTTTCTTCAAATTCTTGATGATGGCATGTTGACTGATGGCAAAGGTAGAACTGTTGACTTTAAGAATACTATCATCATTATGACCTCAAATCTTGGATCAGAATACCTTACAACAAAAATGACTGGAGAAAAGCCATTAGAAGTTGCAAGGAACCTTGTCATGGAAAAG GTTCAGAAGTTCTTCAAGCCCGAACTTCTCAACAGGATTAGTGAGATTGTGATATTTGAGTCACTTTCCTATGAACAAATGAAAGAGGTTGCAAAAATTCAGATTAAGAACGTTGTAGCTAGAGTAGCCAATAAGGGCATCTCTCTGTCTACAACCGATGCCTTGTTGGACGTCATAATGTCGGAGTCACACAATCCG ATGTATGGTGCAAGACCCATAAGAAGGTGGGTGGAAAGAAATGTGATAACAATGCTCTCTGAGATGCTAGTAAAAGGTGAGGCTGGTGAAGGTTCAACAATCTTCATCGATGCGACAGATGACAAGAAGGGGTTGAAATATGAAGTGGTGAAGATGCCGGTCCTAGACTTTTCTAGTGTGTGA